A window of Thermococcus sp. LS1 genomic DNA:
AAGAATAGTTTTTTCAACATGGCTTATATAGCTCAACAGGCCATATGTTATACCGATTATCGAGAAGAAGTAGAGAATCTGCTCTAGAGATATAATAGTGGGCACTTCTCCAGTGAAATCGTCAACGATATCAAGTGCCCTTCCTGTCGCAGCCGTGAACATGGAAACTGCCACTATAACGAGGAACCTGTTAAGGGGTTCACCGTAGCGTGATATCCTTCTGAGGGCGTAGAACGCGGAATATCCGATAACGATGAACAGTACGATATCAATAAAAAAGATCCAGATTGAAACCTTTAACCCCATACAACCTCCACCTCATCCGTCCTGAACTTCTGCTTTACCACAGTTTCCTCGAGACTGAACCTGACACCGCCGAGATACATCCTTAATCCAGTGTAAGCTATCATGGCTCCGTTGTCCCTGCAGAGGTCGTAGGGCGGAACGAAGAACTTTATCCCTCTGTCCTCGGTCATTATTCTAAGCATCTCCCGCAATCTGTTGTTCGCGGCGACGCCTCCAACGAGAACGACCTCATCCTTGCCGGTGTGGGCAACGGCCCTCTCGGTGACCTCAACGAGCGCTGCAAATGCCGTCTCCTGAAAGGAATAGGCAAGATCCTCAACCCGATACCGGCTCGTGCGGTACTTCCGAACGGCCTCAGTGAGTATCCCGGAGAAGCTCAAATCCATACCCTTAACCGCATAGGGGAGCTCGATGTATTTCTCTCCCTTCAGGGCAAGCTTCTCTATCTTGGGCCCCCCAGGGAAACCTATCCCAATCTCGCGCGCAAAGGTGTCTATAGCGTTGCCGATGCCAATATCAAGCGTTTCGCCGAAGACGCGGTAGCGGCCTCCCTCCAACGCCAGAACCTGGGTGTTTCCACCGCTCACGTAGAGGCCAACGGGGTCTTTAACACCGAACATCTTGGTTATCTCAACGTGGGCTATGCAGTGGTTTACGCCGATTATTGGTTTGTTATGCTTTATGGCAAGAGCTCGTGCGGCCGTGGCGACAACTCGCAAAGCAGGCCCGAGACCCGGCCCCTGGGAGAAGGCTATCAGGTCAACGTCCTCGATAGTTATTCCAGCCTCGTCAAGGGCCTTTCTCAGAAGGGGCTTCAAAAGCCTTGCATGGTGCTCGGCGGCTTCCTTTGGGTGGATTCCACCCTTTTCAGTGGTGAGGGTATCAAATACGTTGGCAAGAACTTTCTTCTCGGTGACTATACCTATGCCAAGAGTATGCGCCGTCCCCTCTATACCTAACGCTATCATCAGGATGGGAGGGTAAAAAGGGTATAAAAAGATTATCAGAATCAAACCTGCGGTGGACGGTGGATGCGTTTCTCAAATGTCACAAAATCAGTCCAAGAGGCGTGTGCAAGGAACCCTGCCTCAAGCTTCGGCCTGTCATCCTCAAAGGCATCTTCCCTGTAAGAACTTGCCACGACCTCTCCGACAAACCATGTGTGGTCGCCGTAGTCCCTCTCATCCACAAGTCTGCACTCAACGTTCGCAAGGGCCTCTTTTATGCTGGGAGTTCCAAGAGCCTTCGATGGAACAAGGGTTATTTTCATCTCTTTCAGCTTCTCAGGGCCGTGTCTTGTGCCGGCTATCCAGACGTCCCGGAGCATATCGAGACCCGGCACGCTGATGACAAACTCGCGGTACTTCTTTATCAGCCCCCATGTGTACCTCTCAGGAGCAACGGCAACACCAACCATGAAGGGCCTGAATGAGACTATCGTGACCCAATCAGCGGCCATCACGTTTGTTTCCTCACCATTTCCTGCCACGATGAGGTAAGTCCTCAAAGGATAGAGGAGTCGGTACGGCTTCATGAGAACCACCAAAAATGAATTGAACTTCACCTTAAAAAGTTAAAAGCCTCAGCGGCGGGAGAGCCACGCCAAAGCTTTGGCCGCCCTCTCCGGCGTCGGGAAGTTCTTTATCCCACTTCCCTCCAGCAGCTTAACCCCATCCCTGACGAGCTCTCCGGCCATGAAGTTCACTATCACTGGCTTGTCGCACTCGGCGTCGATTACGGCCTTCGCTATCTCTTCGCTCGGGATGAATATCGGCGGGACGCAGATTACCAGCAAAGCATCGACGTTCCCGTCCCTGCAGACAATCTCAATCGTTTTCTTGTAGCGCTCGTAGTCCGCGTCGGCTATGAGGTCTATCGGGTTCTTAACCGAGCACTGCGGTGGAAGGAACGAGTGGAGCTCTTCAACGGTTTCATCGCTTAGCTGGGCTATTTCGAGACCGAGGCTCTCAAGCTTGTCGGTGGCGAGAACACCGGGCCCGCCAGAATTAGTAATCACGGCAACGCGCCTCCCGGCTTTCTCGTACATCTCAAAGGCCTTCGCCGCGTCGAATAGCTCTTCCATCTCCTCAACCTCTATGGCGCCGGCCTGCTTGAAGGCCGCCCTATAAATCTCGTAGCTTCCGGCGAGCGAGCCGGTGTGTGAAGCGGCTGCCCTTGCACCACTCTTGCTCTTTCCAGCCTTGAGGATTATCACAGGCTTTTTGCTAGCCGCATAGCGGAGGGCCTCCATGAAGCGCCTCCCGTCCCTAACGCCCTCAATGTAGAGTGCTATGGCCTTCGTGTTTTCGTCGTCTGCAAAGTACCTCAGAAAGTCGCTCTCGTTCAGGTCGGCCGCGTTTCCATAAGAGACGAAGGCCGAGAAGCCTATTCCCTCGTCGTTGCCCATCGCCAAAGCGGCACCGCCGAAGGCGCCGCTCTGACTTATGAGCGCCAGTCCACCGGGATTAACGCGAACCTCAAAGGAGCCGAAAAACTTGCCGTGGACGCCGAAGATGCCGGCGCAGTTAGGACCGATGATTCTAACGCCATGCTTTCTGGCTTTCTCGACGAGCTCGCGTTCAAGCTCAACGTTTCCGACTTCGGAAAAGCCAGCACTTATGACGACGGCACCCTTGATTAGTTCACCAATCTCGTCTATGAGCGATGGAACGAACTTCGCCGGAATGGCAATTATGGCAGTATCAACGGGCTCCTCCAGCTTCGGGCGAATTTCAAAGGCTTTCCCCGCGACCTCAACGGTTCCACCCTTCGGGTTGACTAGAACTATCTTCCCATCAAAGCCACCTTCGACGATGTTCCTGAGAATCTCGTAGGCTATCGCACCCACCTTAAAGGAGCCAAAGACCGCGACGCTCTTGGGATAAAAGAAGAAATCCATTTACTCACCTCCAGGTTCGGAGGTTTCATCATTCGGCTCCTCGACTTTTTCATTTTCAGTGCTTCCTTCTTCAACAGCCCCACTCTCTTCTCCAGTTGGCTGCTCTGGCTCCTCTGAAGATGTCCCACGCCTCTTGATCCAGAATATTCCGAGAACGACAACCAGAATCAGGCCCGCCCAGATGTAAGGCAGACGGCTCGTCTTTTTCTCAGTCACAGTGATTACGATGGTGTTGTCGGGAGCCATCTTGTAGGTGCCGCCCACCACTGAAACCCTGTCAAACGACCCGGGCAGTTTAAGAAGGGCCTCCCATATCTTTTCGGAGGAGGTCTCCCTGTAGGCCACCTTGGGTTTTGCCACACCTATGACAACCAAGGTGCCGTTCTCCTGGCGGGTGTCCAGGCTTATTATGTCCATCGTGGCCTTGAAGCTCGAGAGGAGCTGATCGATAACCACGGGCGTTGCGTTGGCACCGGTAAATGTGGCATTAAACTGAACGTAGCCCTCGTGGGGGTCGTACTGGAGCGATATCTCCTTCCTGGTCGAGTTCAGAAATATCACATAAGAATACACGGGGGTGTAAAGCTCTATTAGGGGTATGAAGTCGCCGTTAGTCCAGACGGCGACGTTGTCACTGAAGTCGTCGGGAGCAGGAGCAAGGTTTTTCACCTCGTAGTCCTTCGGAAGCACGAGCGTCAGCTTGTCCCAGCTGTAGTCGAAAACGTGGCCCTTAAATACGAAGTCCATCGGGCCGCTGAGAGGACAGCTGATGATTTTCCCATCACTGACAAGGAAGTTTGAGAGAGCAAAGGTAACGACCGCAGACCAGTTGTCGAGAACTTTAACCGGACCCCCGGAGGGGAGGTAAATCGTGCTGTTAATGCCTTTGGCCTCAAAACGATCCTTGAAGTTGTTCTTCAGGTTGTCGTAAATCAGCTGCTTGACAAATGACCGGAACTCCTCGTTTGCCTTCGTCGTGTTGTTTGTGGCGAGGTAGTCAAAATAGGCTCTGTAACCCGGATCCTTGAGGGTGGCGTATATCCTGAACTGGCCCATCCAGGTGGAAGAGCCGTTTATGACCACCGGTGAGACCCGAATCATAATCTCGACCTTGAAAAGGGGCTGTGGGTTCCCAGCGGCATTGACCTCACTGACCAGGGGCGTGAGAAGAAGAACTGTCAGAATGAACGCGATGAGCTTCTTCATTCTACCACCTCCAGGAAAAATCTCTGGAGGTTGATAAAAAAGCTTATTGGTTCTTCAGCCTAATTTCAGCCCATGAGGAAAAAGTACCGCAAAGTGGTCGTCGGAGGGACCTTTGACAGGCTCCATCTCGGGCATAAGGCGTTGCTGAGGAAGGCCTTCGAAGTGGGGAAGTACGTCTATGTTGGACTGACCGCCGACGAGATGGTGAGGAACAAGCCCCACGCAGATAAAATCCTTCCCTACGAGCTCCGCCTGAGGGATCTGCTCAAGTTCTTCGAGGTTAACGGCTACTCCAACTACAGGATCATCAAGATACACACGGCCATAGGCTTCGCGGATAAGATGAAAAGCCTTGACGCCATAGTCGTCAGTGAGGAGACCTACAAAGGGGCACTCATAGTGAACAGAGCCAGAGAAGAGAGGGGCCTGAAGCCCCTCGAGATAGTGACCATAGGGATCGTAAGGAGCAGCCTCGGGGCGAAGATAAGCTCCTCCCTGATCAGGGCAGGCCTCATCGACCCGCTCGGAAACCCTAGGAAGAGAGATTCACCGTAATGCTCCCCATGTTATTGATACATACTCCATCTGACCTCCTCCCCCTCCCGAGGGTGAGGGCTCCAACGAGGAACCCCATATCCGGCGGGCAGAAAGGGTGGTGGGCTTCAATAAGGCCCCTTAGGATTGGCATCTTGACTCTCAGGAGAGTCTTCCCTATTACCCCCAACCTGAAGTAGAATAATCCCTCCGGATTCAGGAGCATCTTTCCAGCAACCTTTTTTCAAAATATTAAAAGTCCCAACCGGGTCCGAGGAAAAGTTCCTCACCAGGAAAGAATTTAAGAGTTGAGCGTTAATTCACTCCTGGTGATATCTATGACGAAGCTGAAGGAGCCGATAATAGCGATAAACTTCAAGACGTACATCGAGGCCACGGGCGAGAGAGCCCTTGAGATCGCCAAGGCCGCCGAGAAGGTCTGGAAGGAGACTGGAATAACCATAGTGGTCGCGCCGCAGCTGGCTGACCTTTACAGAATTGCCCAGGAGGTCGAGATTCCGGTCTTTGCTCAGCATATAGACCCGATTAAACCGGGAAGCCACACCGGCCACGTCCTCCCGGAGGCAGTTAAGGAAGCCGGGGCCGTCGGAACTCTCCTCAACCATTCGGAGAACAGGATGATCTTAGCAGACCTTGAAGCGGCCATAAGACGCGCCGAGGAAGTTGGATTGATGACGATGGTCTGCTCCAACAACCCAGCAGTCAGCGCCGCTATCGCCGCTCTGGGACCAGATTACGTCGCAGTTGAACCGCCCGAACTGATAGGAACTGGCATTCCAGTCAGCAAGGCCAAGCCGGAAGTCATAACCGACACCGTCGAGCTCGTCAGGAGAGTAAACCCAGAGGTCAAGGTTTTGACTGGCGCGGGTATTTCCACTGGAGAGGACGTCAAGAAGGCTTTGGAGCTCGGAAGCGTTGGCGTTCTCCTCGCGAGTGGTGTTACTAAGGCAAAAGACCCGGAGAAGGCGATAAGGGATTTGGTGTCGCTGATTGTCTGAGCTTTTCTCTTAAAATTTTCAACGCCGATGCGGACAACCTTTGCAAAGCAAAGCCTGATCAAAGTTGAGACTGCCCGATAAAATGTTCCTTTGGATGAGTGCCCCTCTAAATTCTGCAAGTTCGAGGGGATTTCCATTTAACAGGAGACTTTAATTTGGAGTCTGCTTTTCTTTTTGACGCCCTTTGGGCGTCGTACTTTGAGAGACTTCTTGAAAATTGGCCAGTTAAGAAGAAATCCAACTTAAATCGCCTTTTTGAAGGAGTGCACACTCAAAAATCATCATTTTTAGAAGCAGTCAGAATTTTTCCGCCAGCGCCGAAGCTTTTGGGAAAAGCTTCACCAAAAGTTTGTAGCTCTTGGAAAATTTGGGGTATTTGAGTGTGATTACTTCTTGATAGGACGCTCTTAACTTGGAATCTTCTCAACCTGCGAGTTAAAAGGAGTTCCTCCTTGTTGACGCCCTTCGGGCGTCGGTTGAAAGTGAACTCCTCACAAAAGGGTAGGCTTTAATGGATTCCAACACCCCAGAGACCAATCTAACAGCAATCACGCTCTGGAATAGGATTTTGAGAAGGAGCTATGAACCTTGATCAAACTCAACGGGACTATCGTCCCGTGCGTTGAAGCTTCGCTTCAACGTCGCGAAGGCGAAGTTTGTATTGGTAGCCCCGCCGGGATTCGAACCCGGGTCGCGGGATCCAAAGTCCCGCATGCTTGGCCGCTACACCACGGGGCTGCCCGATAGGAAAAGCTAAGAAAGAGCTTATAAACCTTAAGCCCACAAGTAAGCCAACACCCCTGACCCCTTGCTCTCCAAGCTTTGATTGGTGTGCGATTGTCCACTGTCCCCTCTAAAATTGCACGCTTCAGTTCTCTCGCCTTTGAAATAGAGGCAAACTTTTTGATCAAACTTTGCGCAAGCAAAGTTTGCTAGAAGGCGAACTCCTCCACGCTGAAGCTCTCCATGACACGCTCGAAGTCGTTCTCCGGAGCGTAGACGAAGCCGCAGCGGGTGCACTTAAGAACGCCGTTCTCCTCACTCAGTGGGGAAAAGCAGACCGGACAGCGGTACTCCTCACGCTGGAGGGAATCATAGACCTCATCCTTCATCACGAGGAGATTAAGCTCGGCCTCCCAGTCCTCGTGGAGCATGCCCCAGTAGGGCGTTTCGATGGGATAAAAGTCCTCCAAAATCAGGGCGTTTATTCCGATGCTCTTAACACCAGGCGGGAGCTTTCCTGTCGGCTCTATACTGACCACGTACTGATCGTAGAACTCGATGTACTCCGCGCGGATCGTTAAGCCGCGGGAGAGCCTTGAGCGGAGGGGAATAATCTGAAGGAAGAGATTTTCCCGCTCGACGTCCCAGCTCGCGCTTATCGAAACGCTACCCTTAGTAAAGAACTGAGTGATGTAACGGTCGTCCCTTTCTTCACCGGCCAGAGAAAAGCCCAGCTTGGCCATTGCACGGTTTAGGAAGTTCGGCCGCGGGAGCTTCTGGTAGTTTATCAGATACTCCCCTACCCATCCGGCCAGGGGCATGGAATAGCCTAGGAAGACCTGCTTCTGCACGCGGAGGTAGGCGACGCTGGGGAGCAGTTTGAACTGGTGTTGTGTAGGCAGTCTCATCAAAAGGAAGGAAAGTCATAATAATATATATGGTTATCGGCCTAACTGCCGCCGAAGAACTCGTCCAGGCTTATGCCCTTCTTGGGCTTCTTCATCTTGGACTTCTCCTTCCTGATGTCCTTCTCAAGACCTTCAGAAGGCTTGGTCTTTTTCTCAGCTTTTTTAGACTTCTTTTCAGATTTCGTCTCAGCTTTTGACTTCTCAGCCTTTTTCTTGAGCTTCCCGTTGGCCTTAAGCTCGTCAAGGTAACCGTTCCTGCCGTTAGACTTGCCGGTCCTAGCCTTTATCATCTTCTCGCAGATGTCAGCAGAGAAGCCCATCAAAGTCCTCTGCCTCTCCGGAAAGACGTTCTCAAAGAGGCTCTTGATGTCCTTTTCTGTCATGCATATCCTCTGCCTCGTGTAGTCCAGCACGTTGTACCGCGTAACCAACATCTTGGCCGTCGGCAGGTACTTCTCAATTGCACCTTTACTGACGGTCAGGACGATTTTGCCGCCGCACTTGGGGCACTTGCCGGTGAGCGGTGGCCTCCGGTACTTCGTGTTGCACTTGACGCAGCGGAACTCCTGTCTGGTGAAGCTCCTGAGGTTGCCCCTCAGATCTGGAACGAGGTGGGAGTTGATTATCGTCTCGGCAACGTGGTGCTCGTCAACTGCGCGAATACGCTCCGCCAAAGCCAGCTGGCGGGCGACCTTCTCCTCCATGTCGCCGAGCTGTTTGTACAGGCTCATCTTCGGGCCGAGGCCGATGTCATCAGTGTCGTGGGTGAATTTTATGCCTTCGTACATCTCGGGCTTTCCTAGGCGGTCCTCAACGCGCTCGATGAACTTTATCTCCTTGGGCGATTTCATCTCGTAAGTGGCCGCGTAAAACTCGAGTGGATAATACCTGACAACGTCCATGTTGTGAACCTCGCTGTCAACCTCGCGCGGGTCAAGGCGGGTGGTAACGACCAGCGGCGCGTCCATCTTTCCACCGCGCTTTTCGGGCAGGTAGTACTTGCTGAAGTTCAGGAGGGCATCGAGGAGGAGCATTACTGCATCTTCGTCGCCATCACAATTTGCTGTAGTAATATTATTACTAATTATTATAGTATGATACTTCGAGGCACTTAGCGAGTACACGAAGTCGTCGGGAGGTTTAATGTACTGAACTTCAGTGACTCTAAGAAGGCTAACGTCCCCAATCTGAAGGGTAGAAAGCCCATTTTCAAAAACAGGAATCAAATCGCCCTCCTTGACCTCAAATGCCCTCTTCTCTATGAATTTCCCGTTTTCGTAGACAAGAACCGGATGGTCAACGGTTGTCTCAAAGGCCCTTCCCAACTCAAGCTCGAAGCGAATGGTGTGGTCAGTGCTTGGAGCTTTGATGACATCCTCGATATCTGTCAGAACGACCTTTCCGCTCTCTGGGTCAAAGGAGTAAACTTTGACATCAACCTTCGGCTTCCTTCTGACGTAAACCATGTTCTCGTAGTGCTCATCCTCGAAGAGCTCGTAGAGCTCTCTAAGCGTTATCCTCATTGGCATTCCGTCAATCTGGACGAGTATCCTCGTGTCGCCAGGGAAGCAGTTCCTTCTCTTCGCGGCATGATAATACGGGTGAGCATAACCAACCAGCACGTCGGAAAAGCCTATTATCCTGCCAATGATTCCGGCAGACGTGTGGGGAGCAAGACCGATGACGAGGTGGCCTATCAAATCCTCCATCTTCTCGGCGTTGTAGAACCTCGGCAGTCCGTAGAACTTCTCAAGCAGGTCATCTATGAAGCGTGCGACTTTGAGGAGGTACCTGCCAGCCTCGTAGGAGAGGATTACGTCCTGCACCTTGAGCTCGACTATCTGGTCGTCTCGCTCTAACGGTTTGCCCTCGAAGTCGTGGGTGTAGCCAAGCTCGCGGAGCTTCTCAACGCTTACACCTATCTCTCTCGGCTTGAAGTGGGTTATCGGGGCATCGGTGGCGTCGAAACGAATTGTACCATCTTTAAAGACGTAAACGTCGTTCTTGGCCCTGAGTAGGCCTTTCTCTAAAGGTTCAGCCATCTTGTAGCCCGAGGTCATTCCCTGGACGCCCTTGAGCTTGTCTATGCCGTAGACCTTGACGTTCTCCATGGCAGCGCGGAGAAGCTCAGAGGGTTTTATCCTCCGCCTGGTGTAGGGCTTGAGCTCGATCCCACACTTCGGACACCGGAAGTCGAAGTTATCGGCCTCACCCTCAGGATAATCAGTGTTGCACTTCGGGCAGTGCCAGAGAAGCTCTTTCCTCGTTCCGCAGCTAGGACATATATGTTCTGGCCCAACGTGGCCGCATTTTGGACACTTGAAGAAGGCTATCTCCACCTCTGTGGTCTTTCCTTCTTCAGCGGCCTTCTTTATATCACGGGAGCTTCCGCCGGCGAGGCCTATCGGGAAGAGCACCTGAACGGGCGGCTTCATCTTCCTCTCTTTGGCCTTCTCAGGCCTGCCCATTCTCGCGCCGATCCAGCTTATGCCCCTGTCGCGGAGCTTAATCCTGTTGCCCTTGTTGATGATGTCAATTACTGTGTGGAAGGGCTTGGCCTTGAATTCCCACTCGAGGTTGCCGAGAGGAGTCAGTAATGCGGCACTCCAGGGATATTCGATTATGATAACCTTCTTCCGATCTTCCGTCCGCTCCAATCGGTGCGGAAGGCCCAAAAGCTCGAGGTAGCGCTTTATCTTCGAGTCGTTGTCGAGGATGACTTTTCTCGCGAACTTGTTCTTCATGTGCTCGTCCCACCCGATTTGGGCGCCGAGAAGGGCCTTCTGGAGCTCCTCGACTTCCTCCGGCTTTAGTGTGTTCCAGTAGAGGGTGTAGTAGGGGTGGAAGGGAATGTCGAGAACCTTGGAGATGTGTATGGCTTCTTCAATGCTCGGCCTGACGCGAAGAGGGTCTTTAAGGAGCCTTTCAAGGAAGTCAGGATCAAGCTCGATGTATTCAGCGGCCTCTTCTACCGCCTCGCGTGGGTTGTCCTCGAAGGGCTTCAGCTCGACCTCGTAGATATCCACGATGGCTTTAGCAAACTCCTGAATCCACCATTCTTCAGCGTAGTTGGCAGGCAAGAGAGTCTGATTGTTCTCAACAAAGTCGCCGAAGTTAACAAGGGCGTCGCCGACGTAGAGTATCTCCTCGATTTTGTCGCGGATTTTGAGGGCGGTTTGATAGTCGTCAACCCGGATAACCGAGCCATCCTTGAGCTTGACTATCGGGCCTTCGACGGTGGTTGCGGGGGTTACGATACAGCCCTTTCCGGGGCGTTCAGTCTTCATCTGCGTGCCTATGGCTATGAACTCGTCGAGGATGAGCATGGTTGCAGGATTGACGCTCCAGGTTGCGAAGCCACTAACCCTCGAACGGCCGTATCTAAGCCTGAAGCCACCGTTAGTGGAGGGTTCGGCGAAGAGCGGCCTGCCACCGATTATCTCCTTCGTGTACTTCTTGTTGGGGGCGATATTAGCCCTGAACTTCTCGTAGAGTTCGTAGTAGAAGCCCTTCTCAATTTTCTCCTCAACTTTCTCAGTGGGAGCTTCTTCACCGGCGCTCTCGACCTTCTCTTCCTTGACCTCAGCTTTGCCTTTCTCCTTCGCCTCGACGAACTCCTTTATCCAGTCCCAGCCCTCTATGCCCATCTTGTCAATGTACTTGACGAGCTTCTTGGCCTTCTGGAGGACACCTTCAGCAAGAACGAGGATTGCACCGCCGCGCAGGTGGTTGGTCTCCACTCCAGGGACATCGCGGTGGGAAACTTCAACCTTGTCGGTCTCTTCGCCGGTTATCTCTATGGGGATGTTCTTCATGGCAAGTCTTACTTCGTCTGCCTCCGGATGATACTGGAGCCTCGTAACTGCCCGGTGGTAGAGGTCTATCTCCTCAACCATTCTCTCAATGTGCTTCTCGCTCGGCTTGAACCTGTCGAGGCCGAGCTTTTTTCTCACGTAATCGCCAACGAGAACACTCAAAGCCTGGGCCGTTCCACCAGAGCTTCTTATTGGCCCGGCATAGTAGAGGGCTAAGTACTCACTCCCATCAGCCCACTCGTTGCGCTTGATTTTAACGTCGGCTATTCCTTCCAGCGGGGCGGAGACGATGCCCTCAGTGAGAATAGCAAGGGCCGTCCTTACCGCCTGCTCTGCGTATTTCTCCT
This region includes:
- the coaD gene encoding phosphopantetheine adenylyltransferase, whose product is MRKKYRKVVVGGTFDRLHLGHKALLRKAFEVGKYVYVGLTADEMVRNKPHADKILPYELRLRDLLKFFEVNGYSNYRIIKIHTAIGFADKMKSLDAIVVSEETYKGALIVNRAREERGLKPLEIVTIGIVRSSLGAKISSSLIRAGLIDPLGNPRKRDSP
- a CDS encoding DNA-directed DNA polymerase II large subunit, whose translation is MAELYSEEMKAYFESLQREIDRAYEIARKARAQGKDPSTDVEVPQATDMAGRVESLVGPPGVAERIRALVKEYGKELAALKVVDEIIDGKFGDLGSKEKYAEQAVRTALAILTEGIVSAPLEGIADVKIKRNEWADGSEYLALYYAGPIRSSGGTAQALSVLVGDYVRKKLGLDRFKPSEKHIERMVEEIDLYHRAVTRLQYHPEADEVRLAMKNIPIEITGEETDKVEVSHRDVPGVETNHLRGGAILVLAEGVLQKAKKLVKYIDKMGIEGWDWIKEFVEAKEKGKAEVKEEKVESAGEEAPTEKVEEKIEKGFYYELYEKFRANIAPNKKYTKEIIGGRPLFAEPSTNGGFRLRYGRSRVSGFATWSVNPATMLILDEFIAIGTQMKTERPGKGCIVTPATTVEGPIVKLKDGSVIRVDDYQTALKIRDKIEEILYVGDALVNFGDFVENNQTLLPANYAEEWWIQEFAKAIVDIYEVELKPFEDNPREAVEEAAEYIELDPDFLERLLKDPLRVRPSIEEAIHISKVLDIPFHPYYTLYWNTLKPEEVEELQKALLGAQIGWDEHMKNKFARKVILDNDSKIKRYLELLGLPHRLERTEDRKKVIIIEYPWSAALLTPLGNLEWEFKAKPFHTVIDIINKGNRIKLRDRGISWIGARMGRPEKAKERKMKPPVQVLFPIGLAGGSSRDIKKAAEEGKTTEVEIAFFKCPKCGHVGPEHICPSCGTRKELLWHCPKCNTDYPEGEADNFDFRCPKCGIELKPYTRRRIKPSELLRAAMENVKVYGIDKLKGVQGMTSGYKMAEPLEKGLLRAKNDVYVFKDGTIRFDATDAPITHFKPREIGVSVEKLRELGYTHDFEGKPLERDDQIVELKVQDVILSYEAGRYLLKVARFIDDLLEKFYGLPRFYNAEKMEDLIGHLVIGLAPHTSAGIIGRIIGFSDVLVGYAHPYYHAAKRRNCFPGDTRILVQIDGMPMRITLRELYELFEDEHYENMVYVRRKPKVDVKVYSFDPESGKVVLTDIEDVIKAPSTDHTIRFELELGRAFETTVDHPVLVYENGKFIEKRAFEVKEGDLIPVFENGLSTLQIGDVSLLRVTEVQYIKPPDDFVYSLSASKYHTIIISNNITTANCDGDEDAVMLLLDALLNFSKYYLPEKRGGKMDAPLVVTTRLDPREVDSEVHNMDVVRYYPLEFYAATYEMKSPKEIKFIERVEDRLGKPEMYEGIKFTHDTDDIGLGPKMSLYKQLGDMEEKVARQLALAERIRAVDEHHVAETIINSHLVPDLRGNLRSFTRQEFRCVKCNTKYRRPPLTGKCPKCGGKIVLTVSKGAIEKYLPTAKMLVTRYNVLDYTRQRICMTEKDIKSLFENVFPERQRTLMGFSADICEKMIKARTGKSNGRNGYLDELKANGKLKKKAEKSKAETKSEKKSKKAEKKTKPSEGLEKDIRKEKSKMKKPKKGISLDEFFGGS
- a CDS encoding acetate--CoA ligase family protein, with product MDFFFYPKSVAVFGSFKVGAIAYEILRNIVEGGFDGKIVLVNPKGGTVEVAGKAFEIRPKLEEPVDTAIIAIPAKFVPSLIDEIGELIKGAVVISAGFSEVGNVELERELVEKARKHGVRIIGPNCAGIFGVHGKFFGSFEVRVNPGGLALISQSGAFGGAALAMGNDEGIGFSAFVSYGNAADLNESDFLRYFADDENTKAIALYIEGVRDGRRFMEALRYAASKKPVIILKAGKSKSGARAAASHTGSLAGSYEIYRAAFKQAGAIEVEEMEELFDAAKAFEMYEKAGRRVAVITNSGGPGVLATDKLESLGLEIAQLSDETVEELHSFLPPQCSVKNPIDLIADADYERYKKTIEIVCRDGNVDALLVICVPPIFIPSEEIAKAVIDAECDKPVIVNFMAGELVRDGVKLLEGSGIKNFPTPERAAKALAWLSRR
- a CDS encoding bifunctional N(6)-L-threonylcarbamoyladenine synthase/serine/threonine protein kinase; the encoded protein is MIALGIEGTAHTLGIGIVTEKKVLANVFDTLTTEKGGIHPKEAAEHHARLLKPLLRKALDEAGITIEDVDLIAFSQGPGLGPALRVVATAARALAIKHNKPIIGVNHCIAHVEITKMFGVKDPVGLYVSGGNTQVLALEGGRYRVFGETLDIGIGNAIDTFAREIGIGFPGGPKIEKLALKGEKYIELPYAVKGMDLSFSGILTEAVRKYRTSRYRVEDLAYSFQETAFAALVEVTERAVAHTGKDEVVLVGGVAANNRLREMLRIMTEDRGIKFFVPPYDLCRDNGAMIAYTGLRMYLGGVRFSLEETVVKQKFRTDEVEVVWG
- the tpiA gene encoding triose-phosphate isomerase — its product is MTKLKEPIIAINFKTYIEATGERALEIAKAAEKVWKETGITIVVAPQLADLYRIAQEVEIPVFAQHIDPIKPGSHTGHVLPEAVKEAGAVGTLLNHSENRMILADLEAAIRRAEEVGLMTMVCSNNPAVSAAIAALGPDYVAVEPPELIGTGIPVSKAKPEVITDTVELVRRVNPEVKVLTGAGISTGEDVKKALELGSVGVLLASGVTKAKDPEKAIRDLVSLIV
- a CDS encoding flavin reductase family protein, with product MKPYRLLYPLRTYLIVAGNGEETNVMAADWVTIVSFRPFMVGVAVAPERYTWGLIKKYREFVISVPGLDMLRDVWIAGTRHGPEKLKEMKITLVPSKALGTPSIKEALANVECRLVDERDYGDHTWFVGEVVASSYREDAFEDDRPKLEAGFLAHASWTDFVTFEKRIHRPPQV